From Bacillus sp. FSL K6-3431, the proteins below share one genomic window:
- the ilvE gene encoding branched-chain-amino-acid transaminase, whose amino-acid sequence MSEQLIFLNGQFVKKEDAVVSVYDHGFLYGDGVFEGIRSYSGNVFRLEEHLRRLYDSAKSIMLTIPYTKEEMTSIVVETLRQNNLKDGYIRLVVSRGVGNLGLSPFTCAKPQVIAIAEPLSIFPKEMYETGLEIVTVATRRNRSDVLSPMVKSLNYLNNILVKIEANLAGVEEALMLNDQGYVAEGSADNIFIVKDNKLLTPPGHVGALVGITRNAIMELALEKGYEVAEAVFTRHDVYTADEVFLTGTAAEVIAVSKVDGRVIGEGKPGPVTSVLLESFRKLTLTDGVKVYDQTLNVS is encoded by the coding sequence GTGAGTGAGCAATTGATTTTCCTCAATGGTCAGTTCGTGAAAAAAGAAGATGCCGTCGTATCTGTATATGATCATGGATTTTTATATGGGGATGGGGTTTTCGAGGGTATACGTTCTTATAGTGGAAATGTATTTCGCTTGGAAGAGCATTTAAGACGTTTATATGACTCCGCGAAGTCCATTATGCTAACTATTCCTTATACGAAAGAGGAAATGACTAGTATTGTTGTTGAAACGCTCCGCCAAAATAATTTAAAAGATGGTTATATCCGTCTTGTCGTATCTCGTGGGGTTGGAAATTTAGGACTTAGTCCATTTACTTGTGCGAAACCGCAAGTCATTGCTATTGCTGAACCGCTTAGTATTTTTCCGAAAGAGATGTACGAAACAGGACTTGAGATTGTTACTGTGGCTACAAGGCGCAATCGTTCTGATGTGCTCAGCCCAATGGTTAAATCTTTGAATTACTTAAATAATATACTTGTAAAAATTGAAGCTAACCTTGCAGGTGTGGAAGAAGCGTTGATGTTGAACGATCAAGGCTACGTTGCGGAAGGTTCAGCAGATAATATATTTATTGTTAAAGATAATAAATTGTTAACTCCCCCAGGGCATGTAGGTGCACTAGTTGGAATTACACGGAATGCTATCATGGAACTTGCACTGGAAAAAGGTTATGAAGTTGCAGAGGCTGTCTTCACAAGGCATGATGTATACACTGCAGATGAAGTGTTTCTAACTGGGACAGCGGCTGAAGTAATCGCTGTTAGTAAAGTAGACGGACGCGTCATTGGCGAAGGTAAACCAGGTCCGGTCACATCAGTCTTGTTAGAAAGTTTCAGAAAATTGACTTTAACAGACGGAGTGAAAGTGTACGACCAAACATTAAATGTCAGCTAA
- a CDS encoding ABC transporter permease produces MNKTRNFYLIPYILWIALFVVAPILLIGYYSFFDIEGHFTFNNYQRFFTPVYLKMTFSSFWYAFLITSFTLLISYPTAYLLTKTKHRQLWLLLIILPSWINLLLKAYAFLGLFGAYGPANSFLEVIGIGSKQILFTDFSFIFVAVYIFIPFMILPIYNSLEKMNPSFTDAASDLGASGWTTFRRVIFPLTLDGVKSGCQAVFIPALSLFMITRLISGNRVITLGTAIEQHFLVTQDWGMGATIAVFLIIAMAIIMILTGQRKRGDLA; encoded by the coding sequence ATGAATAAAACGCGTAATTTTTATCTGATTCCTTATATTCTATGGATTGCCTTGTTCGTCGTTGCACCGATCTTGCTTATTGGTTATTATTCTTTCTTTGATATCGAAGGCCATTTTACATTCAATAATTACCAACGATTCTTTACACCTGTCTATTTGAAAATGACGTTCAGTTCTTTTTGGTATGCATTTCTTATCACTAGTTTCACATTATTAATTTCTTATCCAACGGCCTATCTTTTGACAAAGACGAAGCATAGGCAGCTTTGGCTATTATTAATTATCTTGCCTTCGTGGATTAATTTACTTTTAAAAGCATACGCTTTTCTTGGTTTGTTCGGAGCATATGGTCCGGCTAACAGCTTTTTGGAAGTAATAGGAATAGGTTCTAAACAGATATTATTCACCGATTTTAGTTTTATATTTGTTGCGGTTTATATATTTATTCCATTTATGATTTTACCAATTTATAATTCTTTGGAAAAGATGAATCCTTCCTTTACTGATGCTGCAAGTGATCTCGGTGCTTCCGGATGGACGACTTTCAGACGTGTCATTTTTCCATTAACATTAGATGGCGTTAAATCAGGCTGTCAAGCTGTGTTTATACCTGCACTTTCTTTGTTCATGATCACAAGATTGATCTCAGGTAATCGCGTTATAACGTTAGGAACAGCGATTGAACAACATTTCCTCGTTACGCAAGATTGGGGAATGGGTGCAACTATTGCTGTATTTTTAATAATAGCTATGGCAATTATTATGATTCTTACCGGGCAACGGAAGCGAGGTGATTTGGCGTGA
- the sspO gene encoding small acid-soluble spore protein O, with translation MDKRSLQGMNAAKTPDHGMKDFNEEFSKEPLTVNQKLNNKKRKKNQ, from the coding sequence ATGGACAAGAGGAGTCTCCAAGGTATGAATGCAGCCAAAACTCCTGATCATGGCATGAAGGATTTTAACGAAGAATTTTCAAAAGAACCGTTAACAGTGAATCAAAAACTAAACAATAAAAAGCGAAAGAAAAATCAATAA
- a CDS encoding ABC transporter ATP-binding protein has translation MLDQTIIRFENVSKQYDQTIILDDVSFEIEKGKFYTLLGPSGCGKTTILRLIAGFNQPTKGNILFQGKKINSIPANKRQVNTVFQDYALFPHLNVFENVAFGLRIKKMKKSDIDVKVKEALKFVNLVGYEHREINEMSGGQRQRVAIARAIVNEPEVILLDEPLSALDLKLRTEMQYELRELQQRLGITFIFVTHDQEEALAMSDEIFVINQGKIQQSGTPIDIYDEPINRFVADFIGESNIVKGKMIQDYQVEFGGKQFECVDQGLNPNEPVEIVIRPEDLEITSRDQGKLKVKVDSQLFRGVHYEICCYDDYGNEWLVHSTKKANAGDEIGLHFDPEAIHVMRFGETEEEFDKRLEAYDEASHE, from the coding sequence ATGCTAGATCAGACAATTATTCGCTTTGAAAACGTTTCAAAGCAATATGATCAAACAATAATATTAGATGATGTCAGTTTTGAAATTGAAAAAGGTAAATTTTATACATTACTTGGCCCTTCCGGATGCGGGAAAACAACGATCCTTCGTTTAATAGCAGGCTTTAACCAGCCGACAAAAGGTAATATCTTATTTCAAGGTAAAAAAATAAACAGCATTCCAGCAAATAAGCGTCAAGTGAATACTGTGTTCCAAGATTATGCTTTATTTCCGCACCTAAATGTTTTTGAAAATGTTGCTTTTGGTCTGCGTATAAAAAAGATGAAGAAGTCAGATATTGATGTAAAGGTAAAAGAAGCACTTAAATTTGTAAACTTAGTAGGGTATGAACATAGAGAAATTAATGAAATGTCAGGTGGGCAGCGGCAGCGTGTTGCAATTGCACGTGCGATTGTTAATGAGCCGGAAGTTATTTTACTTGATGAACCACTATCAGCTTTAGATTTAAAATTAAGAACAGAAATGCAATATGAACTGCGTGAATTACAGCAAAGATTGGGTATTACATTCATATTCGTTACACATGATCAAGAAGAAGCACTTGCAATGTCAGACGAAATTTTTGTTATTAACCAAGGGAAAATACAGCAAAGTGGAACGCCAATTGATATATATGATGAGCCTATTAATAGATTTGTCGCTGATTTTATAGGCGAATCGAATATCGTGAAAGGCAAGATGATTCAAGACTATCAAGTGGAGTTTGGCGGCAAACAATTTGAATGTGTCGATCAGGGGCTTAACCCCAATGAACCTGTAGAGATTGTTATTAGACCTGAGGATTTAGAAATTACCTCACGAGATCAAGGTAAGTTGAAAGTAAAGGTTGATTCGCAACTTTTCCGAGGCGTCCATTATGAAATTTGTTGTTACGACGATTACGGCAACGAATGGCTTGTTCATTCCACTAAAAAAGCAAATGCGGGGGATGAAATCGGTCTTCATTTTGATCCGGAAGCGATCCATGTAATGAGATTTGGAGAAACAGAAGAAGAGTTTGATAAACGGTTAGAAGCTTATGATGAGGCCAGTCATGAATAA
- a CDS encoding YeiH family protein — protein MSEPQKQQKQNNKSIPQSINLHWFGGIAFTFFIAFLGFILVKLPGFSMVGQLASAIVIAIIYRQFFGYPESLRSGIMFSSKNLLRFAIILYGLKLNIGAVLTDGLGLLIRDAGVIIFAILATIWLAKKIKANPTISLLLGVGTGVCGAAAIAAIAPIIKSKDEDTAISVGIIALVGTVFAIAYTILRPILPLTDIQYGMWAGVSLHEVAQVVLAAASGGDEALAFALLAKLGRVFLLIPLCFIFMYWIKRKSTRESGNAKIEFPWFLVGFIIMSIIGSFVLGHSVPISEGALDVVSNITTWVLTAAMVGLGLNVSLGDLRKRALKPLIAMVTVSIVLSVLTFFII, from the coding sequence ATGAGCGAGCCACAGAAGCAACAAAAGCAAAATAACAAATCTATCCCACAATCCATTAATCTTCATTGGTTTGGTGGGATTGCTTTCACCTTTTTCATCGCTTTCCTTGGATTTATCCTTGTAAAGCTTCCTGGTTTCAGCATGGTTGGGCAATTGGCTTCAGCTATCGTCATTGCAATTATTTATAGGCAATTTTTCGGTTATCCAGAATCACTACGTTCCGGGATCATGTTTTCTTCTAAAAACTTACTAAGATTTGCTATTATTTTATACGGATTGAAGTTGAACATTGGCGCTGTTTTAACTGATGGTCTGGGCTTGTTAATTCGAGATGCAGGCGTGATTATCTTCGCGATCTTGGCGACTATCTGGTTAGCCAAAAAAATAAAAGCAAATCCGACCATTTCTTTGCTGCTTGGTGTTGGTACCGGGGTTTGCGGAGCTGCTGCCATTGCAGCTATTGCACCAATTATTAAATCGAAGGATGAAGATACCGCAATCAGCGTTGGTATCATCGCATTAGTCGGAACGGTTTTTGCAATTGCTTACACGATATTGCGCCCGATTTTACCTTTGACAGATATTCAATATGGGATGTGGGCTGGAGTCAGTCTACATGAAGTAGCGCAAGTTGTGCTTGCTGCAGCTTCTGGTGGAGACGAGGCGCTCGCTTTTGCTCTGCTCGCAAAACTTGGACGTGTATTTTTACTTATTCCGCTTTGCTTCATTTTTATGTACTGGATTAAGCGTAAATCAACCAGAGAAAGCGGGAACGCTAAAATTGAGTTTCCTTGGTTTCTTGTTGGCTTTATCATCATGAGTATTATCGGTAGCTTTGTACTTGGACATTCCGTGCCGATTTCTGAAGGGGCATTGGATGTGGTCTCGAACATTACAACATGGGTACTTACTGCAGCAATGGTCGGACTCGGCTTAAATGTTAGCCTAGGCGATTTACGAAAAAGAGCCCTAAAGCCTCTCATCGCCATGGTAACTGTTTCGATAGTACTTTCAGTTTTGACTTTCTTTATCATATAA
- a CDS encoding ABC transporter permease — MYYSFNAGGSMRNFEGFTLDWYKDVFQDTRLLIIALNTLIIALLSAAISTILGVLGALAITYVKKRRTKNTLQTLNNVLIVSPDVIIGASFLILFTMIGIRLGFISVLLSHIAFSVPIVVIMVLPKLQEMSSSLIDAARDLGASNWNILSKVILPYITPGIFAGFFMALTYSLDDFAVTFFVTGNGFSTLSVEIYSRARQGISLEINALSTLIFLLTIALVIGYYFINQRNVRSAGAGVRKR; from the coding sequence ATGTATTACTCATTTAACGCTGGAGGGTCGATGCGGAATTTTGAGGGGTTTACACTTGATTGGTATAAGGATGTTTTTCAAGACACAAGGCTATTGATCATCGCATTGAACACATTAATTATTGCATTATTATCTGCTGCCATTTCAACGATTCTGGGTGTATTAGGCGCACTAGCGATTACGTATGTAAAAAAGCGCAGAACGAAAAACACGTTACAAACATTAAATAATGTTTTGATTGTTAGTCCCGATGTCATCATTGGTGCATCATTTCTTATATTATTTACAATGATTGGGATTAGACTTGGATTTATATCGGTATTACTGTCGCATATTGCTTTCAGTGTCCCCATTGTGGTGATTATGGTACTGCCGAAACTCCAGGAAATGAGCTCATCCCTGATTGATGCGGCACGCGACCTTGGAGCGAGTAACTGGAATATTCTTTCGAAAGTTATCTTGCCATATATTACACCAGGTATTTTCGCGGGGTTTTTTATGGCGCTAACATACTCGCTAGATGATTTTGCTGTTACTTTTTTCGTTACAGGCAATGGTTTTTCGACATTATCAGTAGAAATCTACTCAAGGGCACGCCAAGGGATTTCTCTTGAAATCAATGCCTTATCTACTCTAATATTTTTACTTACCATTGCGCTTGTGATTGGTTATTATTTCATTAATCAGCGTAATGTCAGATCTGCCGGAGCGGGGGTGAGAAAGCGATGA
- a CDS encoding LysR family transcriptional regulator: MDQQLLVFITVVEKQNFSRAAEELHMTQPAVSQYIQGFEREIGTRLLERSNKYVRLNKAGEIVYHHAKEILGLYTKMQRYVDDITNKMSGPISIGASYTFGEYVLPHIMAKMLDQYPLIIPSVAIGNSKEVAELVLGHQIDVGIVEGDYKNENLNIEAFDEDKMYIILATGHPLANQQREIGIEELEKVSWIVREKGSGTREATEQLFRQLGIVPSKKMEFGSTQLIKESVEAGLGISLLSKWAIQKELSMGTLQIMDVQGVPFSRMFSIVTLSPYKTKAIDTFLDLVRVNSERTT, from the coding sequence GTGGATCAGCAATTATTAGTGTTTATAACAGTAGTAGAAAAACAAAATTTTTCCCGTGCAGCAGAAGAATTGCATATGACGCAACCAGCAGTGAGCCAATATATCCAAGGATTCGAACGGGAGATTGGTACAAGGCTTTTAGAGCGAAGCAACAAGTATGTAAGGTTGAATAAAGCAGGAGAAATTGTGTATCATCATGCAAAAGAAATATTGGGATTGTATACAAAAATGCAGCGCTATGTCGATGACATCACAAATAAAATGAGCGGCCCTATATCAATTGGAGCTAGTTACACGTTTGGTGAATATGTATTACCTCATATTATGGCAAAAATGCTTGATCAATATCCATTGATTATACCTTCTGTTGCGATAGGGAATTCTAAAGAAGTTGCAGAACTTGTACTAGGTCACCAAATAGATGTCGGAATTGTTGAAGGTGACTATAAAAATGAAAATTTGAATATCGAGGCTTTTGATGAAGACAAAATGTATATCATTTTAGCTACAGGTCATCCATTGGCGAACCAACAAAGAGAGATAGGAATAGAAGAGTTGGAAAAAGTAAGTTGGATCGTCCGAGAGAAGGGGTCTGGAACACGGGAAGCAACCGAACAATTATTCCGACAGTTGGGCATTGTACCAAGTAAGAAAATGGAATTCGGTAGTACCCAATTGATAAAAGAATCAGTCGAGGCAGGGCTTGGCATCAGTTTACTCTCAAAATGGGCAATTCAGAAAGAGCTGTCCATGGGGACATTGCAAATTATGGATGTACAAGGGGTTCCTTTTTCAAGAATGTTTTCCATCGTTACACTGTCACCGTATAAAACAAAAGCAATAGATACCTTTTTAGACTTGGTCCGTGTCAATAGTGAGCGTACGACATGA
- a CDS encoding helix-turn-helix domain-containing protein, translating to MKIGNKIKNLRLKKGLTQEELGERTDLSKGYISQLERELSSPAIDTFFNILEVLGCTPKQFFDEEEREQKVVYGEEDQTDYMDEERGYDMQWLVPESNEKDMEPIRLTLQENGEFKPFEPSLSETFAYVLKGRVKITLGKRVYYAVAGESLYFHAANEHQISNANNGKSELILVATESYL from the coding sequence ATGAAAATTGGGAATAAAATTAAAAATTTGCGACTGAAAAAGGGACTTACACAAGAGGAACTCGGGGAGCGCACAGATTTAAGTAAAGGATATATTTCCCAGCTAGAACGCGAATTAAGTTCTCCAGCAATAGATACCTTTTTTAATATATTAGAGGTTTTAGGTTGTACGCCTAAACAATTTTTCGATGAAGAAGAACGCGAACAAAAAGTTGTCTATGGAGAAGAAGATCAAACCGATTATATGGATGAGGAACGAGGCTATGATATGCAATGGCTCGTGCCGGAATCTAACGAAAAGGATATGGAACCAATTAGGTTAACGCTGCAAGAAAATGGCGAATTTAAACCATTTGAACCTTCGCTGTCTGAAACCTTTGCCTATGTTCTTAAGGGAAGGGTCAAGATTACTCTTGGTAAACGTGTTTATTATGCTGTGGCAGGAGAATCTTTATATTTTCATGCGGCAAATGAACATCAAATTAGTAATGCCAATAATGGTAAATCAGAACTCATTCTCGTTGCAACAGAATCTTATCTATAA
- a CDS encoding ABC transporter ATP-binding protein — MVGKRLFRYALYFKGLIIAALAMLTVSVCADVLEPIIAKTLIDEHILGIEDHWLQTDQSESSVKYNGELYVRERYLDEGKANDTASLATILQVGRNFYFIDSKVPLEGKREVKDGKLMILDEDTSTTVDANKLSANEVLSFYQPELPAMIKLLIIYAGLFIISALFQYGQYFYLQKAANRIIQKMRTDIFAHVQRLPIRYFDDLPAGKVVARITNDTEAIRELYVAVLSTFFSGLIYIIGIYIAMFFLDVKLALFCLALMPIMYGWMIFYRKYASKYNHVIRSKVSELNAMINESIQGMTIIQAFRREKQMSKEFEELNETHFQYQNKMLILNSLSSHNFVGILRNLVFVGFIWYFGSEAIGVQSVVTIGVLYAYVDYINRLFNPVGNIVNQFANLEQALVAGERVFRLLDEAGEDVSTEKMGRYKGNVTFDHVHFGYKENEYVLRDIHFEAKQGDTVALVGHTGSGKSSIMNVLFRFYDCNEGEIRIDGKNIKDIPKQTLRDHMGIVLQDPYLFTGTIATNVSLNDPRITRDKVDAALKAVGAEGVLKNLEDGFDERVIEKGSTLSSGQRQLVSFARALAFDPAILILDEATSSIDTETETIIQEAMDVLKKGRTTFIIAHRLSTIKNADQILVLDRGTIVERGNHQELMEQKGKYYQMYQLQIGQEAM, encoded by the coding sequence ATGGTCGGTAAACGATTATTTCGATATGCACTATATTTCAAAGGACTCATTATTGCTGCACTTGCAATGCTGACGGTATCGGTTTGTGCTGACGTGCTTGAACCGATTATAGCGAAAACTTTAATTGATGAACATATTTTAGGAATAGAAGATCATTGGTTACAAACGGATCAAAGTGAATCATCCGTTAAATATAATGGGGAATTATATGTACGCGAACGTTATTTAGATGAGGGGAAAGCGAATGACACAGCAAGTTTAGCGACGATTTTACAAGTAGGAAGAAATTTTTATTTTATTGATTCGAAGGTGCCGCTTGAAGGTAAACGTGAAGTGAAAGATGGAAAGCTCATGATTTTAGATGAAGACACATCTACTACGGTCGATGCTAATAAATTATCGGCAAATGAAGTGTTGAGTTTCTATCAGCCAGAGCTTCCTGCAATGATCAAGCTACTTATTATTTATGCAGGCTTGTTCATCATATCGGCCCTATTTCAATATGGACAATATTTTTATTTGCAAAAAGCGGCAAATAGGATTATTCAAAAAATGCGCACAGATATCTTTGCACATGTACAAAGACTGCCAATTCGTTATTTCGATGATTTGCCTGCCGGAAAAGTAGTAGCGCGAATTACAAATGACACTGAAGCGATTAGAGAATTATATGTAGCGGTATTATCTACATTTTTCTCCGGTCTGATTTATATTATTGGCATATATATTGCCATGTTTTTTCTCGACGTGAAATTGGCTCTTTTCTGTTTAGCCCTTATGCCAATTATGTACGGATGGATGATTTTTTATCGGAAATATGCGTCAAAGTATAATCATGTCATTCGTTCTAAAGTAAGTGAATTGAATGCAATGATCAATGAATCGATTCAAGGAATGACGATCATCCAAGCTTTTCGTCGGGAAAAGCAGATGAGCAAGGAATTCGAAGAGTTGAATGAAACACATTTTCAATATCAAAATAAGATGCTCATATTAAATTCCTTGTCTTCACATAACTTCGTGGGGATCTTGCGAAATCTCGTATTTGTCGGCTTCATTTGGTATTTCGGAAGTGAAGCGATTGGTGTTCAGTCCGTGGTAACAATCGGTGTTTTGTATGCCTATGTTGATTATATTAATCGTTTATTTAACCCTGTTGGTAATATTGTCAACCAGTTCGCCAATTTAGAGCAGGCGCTAGTGGCTGGAGAACGTGTTTTCCGTCTTCTTGATGAGGCAGGTGAGGATGTTAGCACTGAAAAAATGGGGCGCTATAAAGGGAATGTTACCTTTGATCATGTTCATTTTGGCTATAAAGAAAATGAATACGTACTAAGAGACATTCACTTTGAAGCAAAACAAGGCGATACAGTTGCGCTTGTTGGTCATACTGGTTCAGGGAAAAGCTCGATTATGAATGTGCTGTTTCGGTTCTATGATTGTAATGAAGGAGAGATCCGGATTGACGGTAAAAATATTAAAGACATTCCGAAGCAAACACTCCGCGATCATATGGGGATAGTGCTACAGGATCCTTATTTATTTACTGGAACGATTGCGACGAATGTTAGTTTAAATGATCCGCGGATTACAAGGGATAAGGTAGATGCGGCATTAAAAGCAGTTGGTGCGGAAGGCGTGCTGAAAAACTTAGAAGATGGCTTTGATGAACGCGTCATCGAAAAAGGTAGTACATTATCATCCGGTCAGCGGCAGCTCGTTTCATTCGCGCGTGCACTTGCATTCGACCCAGCTATTCTGATCTTAGATGAAGCGACATCAAGCATTGATACTGAGACAGAAACGATTATTCAAGAAGCAATGGATGTGTTAAAAAAAGGAAGAACAACATTTATCATTGCCCATCGTCTTTCAACGATTAAAAACGCAGACCAAATTCTCGTGCTCGACCGCGGAACAATCGTAGAGCGCGGAAATCATCAAGAACTAATGGAGCAAAAAGGAAAGTACTATCAAATGTACCAACTACAAATCGGCCAAGAGGCAATGTAA
- a CDS encoding ABC transporter substrate-binding protein: protein MFSIIFIVSFALLYFASHLNSSQGYTSGNTLNVYNWGDYIDPDLIKKFEKETGMKVVYQTFDSNEAMMTKISQGGTAYDITIPSEYAISKMKEEDLLLPLDHTKLSNMKYIDEHYLDLSFDENNEYSIPYFWGTFGIVYNPKMLGGTEITSWNDLWDPKLKNQIFLVDGAREVIGMGLNSLHYSLNETNKDRLQEAKQKLDELTPNIKAIIGDEIKLLVANEEAAIGVVWSGEAADIMWENEDLDYVIPEEGSNLWFDNMVIPKSAKNVDGAHQFINFMLDPKNAAQNAEYVGYSTPNAKALEFMPDEITQDKRFYPDAELTEKLEVYDNLGKKMLAYYNELFLEFKMHRK, encoded by the coding sequence ATGTTTTCAATTATTTTTATTGTTTCTTTTGCTTTACTTTACTTTGCTTCTCATTTGAATTCTTCGCAAGGCTATACGAGTGGTAACACATTGAATGTATACAATTGGGGCGACTATATTGATCCGGATTTAATAAAAAAGTTTGAAAAAGAAACTGGTATGAAAGTTGTATATCAAACATTTGATTCTAACGAAGCGATGATGACGAAAATTTCTCAAGGGGGAACGGCCTACGATATTACGATTCCTTCCGAATATGCTATCAGCAAAATGAAAGAGGAGGATCTTCTGCTGCCGCTTGACCATACGAAATTATCAAATATGAAATACATCGATGAGCATTATCTGGATTTATCCTTTGATGAAAACAATGAATACTCCATTCCTTATTTTTGGGGAACCTTCGGAATTGTTTATAATCCGAAAATGCTTGGCGGAACAGAAATAACAAGTTGGAACGATTTATGGGATCCAAAGTTAAAAAATCAAATTTTTCTTGTGGATGGTGCAAGAGAAGTAATTGGTATGGGGCTGAACAGTCTTCATTATTCATTAAATGAAACAAATAAAGATCGCCTTCAGGAAGCGAAACAAAAGCTAGACGAACTTACCCCTAATATTAAAGCGATCATTGGAGATGAAATCAAGCTGCTTGTAGCTAATGAGGAAGCAGCAATTGGAGTCGTCTGGTCAGGTGAAGCTGCCGATATTATGTGGGAGAACGAGGATCTTGATTATGTGATTCCAGAAGAAGGATCGAATCTTTGGTTTGATAATATGGTTATCCCTAAATCCGCGAAAAATGTAGATGGTGCCCATCAATTTATTAACTTTATGCTGGATCCTAAGAACGCGGCGCAAAATGCGGAATATGTAGGATATTCCACACCAAACGCCAAGGCACTTGAATTCATGCCAGATGAAATTACCCAAGATAAGCGATTTTATCCCGATGCAGAACTAACAGAAAAACTTGAAGTGTATGACAACCTCGGCAAAAAAATGCTGGCATACTACAACGAACTTTTTCTAGAATTCAAAATGCATAGGAAATAG